A single window of Nocardioides kongjuensis DNA harbors:
- the tal gene encoding transaldolase, translated as MTDRLKALADAGVSIWLDDLSRERIETGNLADLVRERSVVGVTTNPTIFASAIANGERYDAQVRQLVEGGVGVDGVIFALTTDDVRNACDVLAPVAAGHPADGRVSIEVEPTLANDTDATIASARRLWASVDRPNALIKIPATVEGLPAITATIAAGISVNVTLIFSVERYRAVMDAYLAGLEQAQAAGIDLGTIQSVASFFVSRVDTEIDARLEKIGTDEALALRGQAAVANARLAYAAFEEVIASPRWQALAAAGAHPQRPLWASTGVKNPAYSDTLYVTDLVVADTVNTMPEKTLQAFADHGEVTGDQVTGRAAEAQGVFDSLAAVGVDLDDVFLVLETEGVDKFKVSWTELVATVEAQMAATSGEAGA; from the coding sequence ATGACTGATCGACTGAAGGCCCTCGCTGACGCGGGGGTGTCCATCTGGCTCGACGACCTGTCCCGCGAGCGGATCGAGACCGGCAACCTCGCCGACCTCGTGCGCGAGCGCTCGGTCGTCGGCGTGACGACCAACCCGACCATCTTCGCCAGCGCCATCGCCAACGGTGAGCGGTACGACGCCCAGGTGCGTCAGCTGGTCGAGGGCGGCGTGGGCGTGGACGGCGTGATCTTCGCGCTCACCACCGACGACGTCCGCAACGCCTGCGACGTGCTCGCCCCCGTGGCGGCCGGCCACCCCGCCGACGGTCGCGTCTCCATCGAGGTGGAGCCCACCCTCGCCAACGACACGGACGCCACCATCGCGTCGGCGCGGCGGCTGTGGGCCTCGGTCGACCGGCCGAACGCGCTGATCAAGATCCCCGCCACCGTCGAGGGCCTGCCGGCGATCACGGCGACCATCGCGGCCGGGATCAGCGTCAACGTGACCCTCATCTTCTCCGTCGAGCGTTACCGCGCGGTCATGGACGCCTACCTCGCCGGCCTTGAGCAGGCGCAGGCCGCGGGCATCGACCTCGGCACGATCCAGTCGGTCGCCTCCTTCTTCGTCTCGCGCGTCGACACCGAGATCGACGCGCGCCTGGAGAAGATCGGCACCGACGAGGCGCTCGCCCTGCGCGGCCAGGCCGCCGTCGCCAACGCCCGGCTCGCCTACGCCGCATTCGAGGAGGTCATCGCCTCCCCGCGCTGGCAGGCGCTCGCCGCGGCCGGCGCCCACCCGCAGCGGCCGCTGTGGGCCTCGACCGGCGTGAAGAACCCGGCGTACTCCGACACCCTCTACGTCACCGACCTCGTGGTGGCCGACACGGTCAACACGATGCCGGAGAAGACGCTGCAGGCCTTCGCCGACCACGGCGAGGTCACCGGCGACCAGGTCACCGGCAGGGCGGCCGAGGCCCAGGGGGTCTTCGACAGCCTCGCCGCCGTCGGCGTCGACCTCGACGACGTGTTCCTGGTCCTCGAGACCGAGGGCGTCGACAAGTTCAAGGTCTCCTGGACCGAGCTGGTCGCCACCGTCGAGGCGCAGATGGCGGCGACGTCGGGCGAGGCCGGAGCCTGA
- the pgi gene encoding glucose-6-phosphate isomerase, whose amino-acid sequence MGAAPVDPTTTEAWRRLAELASGFEPDLRRMLADPEWVARSTVQAGDLRVDLSKNLVTPEIWKALQALAAEIELAAQRDAMFRGEHINVTEDRAVLHTALRRAAGSDLEVGGADVVEQVQAVLRRVYAFADDVRSGAWRGFTGQPIRTVVNIGIGGSDLGPVMAYEALKPYVQAGLECRFISNIDPTDAAQELAGLDPATTLFIVSSKTFGTLETLTNARLCRAWLLEGLGAGDEAVSRHFVAVSTALDKVAAFGIDPANAFGFWDWVGGRYSVDSAIGTSLAVAIGPERFEDFLGGFRAIDNHFVSAPIEQNVPVLMGLLNVWYTNFLGAQSHAVLPYSQLLHRFPAYLQQLTMESNGKSVRWDGSPVTTDTGEVFWGEPGTNGQHAFYQLIHQGTRLIPADFIGFASPAYPLTDGETDVHELLLANFLAQTKALAFGKTADEVRAEGTPEGIVPARVFSGNRPTTSIMAPSLTPSVLGQLIALYEHITFTQGAVWGIDSFDQWGVELGKQLALQIAPGLAGDAAVLAEQDASTRAMIDYYREQRTR is encoded by the coding sequence GTGGGCGCGGCTCCCGTCGACCCGACCACGACCGAGGCCTGGCGCCGGCTCGCCGAGCTGGCCTCGGGCTTCGAGCCCGATCTGCGCCGGATGCTCGCCGACCCCGAGTGGGTCGCGCGGTCCACGGTGCAGGCCGGCGACCTGCGCGTCGACCTGTCCAAGAACCTGGTCACCCCGGAGATCTGGAAGGCGCTCCAGGCGCTGGCTGCCGAGATCGAGCTCGCCGCACAGCGCGACGCGATGTTCCGCGGCGAGCACATCAACGTCACCGAGGACCGCGCCGTGCTGCACACCGCCCTGCGGCGTGCGGCCGGCTCCGACCTGGAGGTCGGCGGCGCCGACGTCGTGGAGCAGGTCCAAGCCGTGCTGCGCCGGGTGTACGCCTTCGCCGACGACGTCCGCTCCGGCGCCTGGCGCGGCTTCACGGGCCAGCCGATCCGCACGGTGGTCAACATCGGCATCGGCGGCTCCGACCTCGGACCGGTGATGGCCTACGAGGCCCTCAAGCCGTACGTCCAAGCCGGCCTCGAGTGCCGTTTCATCAGCAACATCGACCCGACCGACGCGGCGCAGGAGCTGGCGGGCCTCGACCCGGCAACGACCCTGTTCATCGTGTCCAGCAAGACCTTCGGGACCCTGGAGACGCTCACGAACGCCCGTCTGTGCCGGGCCTGGCTGCTCGAGGGCCTGGGCGCCGGCGACGAGGCGGTGTCGCGCCACTTCGTCGCCGTCTCCACGGCGCTCGACAAGGTCGCGGCCTTCGGCATCGACCCGGCCAACGCGTTCGGGTTCTGGGACTGGGTCGGCGGGCGCTACTCCGTCGACTCCGCCATCGGCACGTCGCTCGCCGTCGCGATCGGGCCGGAGCGGTTCGAGGATTTCCTCGGCGGCTTCCGGGCCATCGACAACCACTTCGTGTCCGCGCCGATCGAGCAGAACGTGCCGGTCCTGATGGGCCTGCTGAACGTCTGGTACACCAACTTCCTCGGCGCCCAGTCGCACGCGGTGCTGCCCTACTCGCAGCTGCTGCACCGGTTCCCGGCGTACCTCCAGCAGCTCACCATGGAGTCCAACGGCAAGAGCGTGCGCTGGGACGGCTCCCCCGTCACCACCGACACCGGCGAGGTGTTCTGGGGCGAGCCCGGCACCAACGGACAGCACGCGTTCTACCAGCTCATCCACCAGGGCACGCGGCTGATCCCCGCTGACTTCATCGGGTTCGCCTCGCCGGCGTACCCGCTCACCGACGGCGAGACCGACGTGCACGAGCTGCTGCTCGCCAACTTCCTGGCCCAGACGAAGGCGCTGGCGTTCGGCAAGACGGCTGACGAGGTCCGCGCGGAGGGGACGCCCGAGGGGATCGTGCCGGCCCGGGTGTTCTCCGGCAACCGGCCGACGACCTCGATCATGGCGCCCTCACTGACCCCCTCCGTGCTCGGCCAGCTGATCGCGCTCTACGAGCACATCACCTTCACCCAGGGCGCCGTGTGGGGCATCGACAGCTTCGACCAGTGGGGTGTCGAGCTCGGCAAGCAGCTCGCGCTCCAGATCGCGCCGGGCCTCGCGGGCGACGCCGCCGTGCTGGCCGAGCAGGACGCGTCCACCCGCGCGATGATCGACTACTACCGGGAGCAGCGCACACGATGA
- the pgl gene encoding 6-phosphogluconolactonase, whose amino-acid sequence MTETPPPLVEVHPDAETLATAVAGELLNRVADAQAAGHVPNVGLTGGTIADAVHREIARLAPASGVDWGAVVLWFGDERFVPADSADRNVNQARAAFLDEVGAHRVHTAPASSEVGSVEESATAYADTFRAQGIGDFDVLMLGVGPDGHVASLFPGHPALETTSAITVGVHDSPKPPPERVSLTFEALNRSQSVWFLASGEAKADAVRRALAEEGSVAETPARGVTGAAETIWFLDRDAAGQL is encoded by the coding sequence ATGACCGAGACCCCGCCGCCCCTCGTCGAGGTCCACCCCGACGCCGAGACGCTCGCGACCGCTGTCGCCGGCGAGCTCCTCAACCGGGTCGCCGACGCGCAGGCGGCCGGCCACGTCCCGAACGTCGGGCTCACCGGCGGCACCATCGCCGACGCCGTGCACCGCGAGATCGCCCGTCTCGCCCCGGCCTCCGGAGTCGACTGGGGCGCCGTGGTGCTCTGGTTCGGTGACGAGCGCTTCGTCCCGGCCGACTCCGCCGACCGCAACGTCAACCAAGCCCGGGCCGCCTTCCTCGACGAGGTCGGCGCCCACCGGGTGCACACCGCGCCGGCGTCCTCGGAGGTCGGCTCGGTCGAGGAGTCCGCGACGGCGTACGCCGACACCTTCCGCGCCCAGGGCATCGGCGACTTCGACGTGCTGATGCTCGGCGTCGGCCCGGACGGCCACGTCGCCTCGCTGTTCCCGGGCCATCCCGCCCTCGAGACGACCTCCGCGATCACCGTCGGCGTGCACGACTCCCCCAAGCCGCCGCCCGAGCGGGTCAGCCTCACCTTCGAGGCCCTCAACCGGTCGCAGTCGGTGTGGTTCCTGGCGAGCGGCGAGGCCAAGGCCGACGCCGTGCGCCGGGCGCTCGCCGAGGAGGGCTCGGTCGCCGAGACGCCCGCCCGGGGCGTCACCGGCGCGGCCGAGACGATCTGGTTCCTGGACCGCGACGCCGCCGGCCAGCTCTAG
- a CDS encoding GntR family transcriptional regulator has translation MSTLADIGGAHRSLSDEVTAAVRELIVTGEVGPGARLHERNLSAELNVSRVPVREAILRLAVEGLVRVEPRRGAFATEVDDAAVQEVFDAREVLESRLAAFAAERRTDADLALLRSFLVTDVPSEASEHRRIDAGFHQALIDAAHHEVLARLMEPLQHHVRRLFWITGGRTGVDMEGHHEEIVDAVAAGDPRLASRRARDHVRAVRRATSGMLPG, from the coding sequence ATGAGCACGCTGGCCGACATCGGGGGTGCGCACCGCTCGCTGAGCGACGAGGTGACCGCCGCCGTGCGTGAGCTCATCGTCACGGGCGAGGTCGGGCCCGGGGCCCGGCTGCACGAGCGCAACCTCTCGGCCGAGCTCAACGTCTCCAGGGTGCCCGTGCGCGAGGCGATCCTGCGGCTCGCCGTCGAGGGCCTGGTCCGCGTCGAGCCGCGCCGGGGAGCGTTCGCGACGGAGGTCGACGACGCCGCGGTCCAGGAGGTGTTCGACGCGCGCGAGGTTCTCGAGTCCCGCCTGGCCGCGTTCGCGGCCGAGCGGCGCACGGACGCCGACCTCGCGCTGCTGCGCTCGTTCCTGGTCACCGACGTGCCGTCCGAGGCGAGCGAGCACCGCCGGATCGACGCCGGCTTCCACCAGGCGCTCATCGACGCCGCGCACCACGAGGTGCTGGCCCGGCTGATGGAGCCGCTGCAGCACCACGTGCGCCGCCTGTTCTGGATCACCGGCGGGCGCACGGGGGTGGACATGGAGGGCCACCACGAGGAGATCGTGGACGCCGTCGCGGCGGGGGACCCGAGGCTGGCATCGCGGCGCGCGCGGGACCACGTCCGGGCCGTGCGCCGGGCGACCTCCGGGATGCTGCCGGGTTAG
- a CDS encoding sodium:solute symporter family protein, translating into MAAAIIVITLAAAALIGIMSRRRAVSGDLASWSIGGRSFGTVLFWVLAAGEIYSTATFLGASGGAYSLGAAAMWTTAYGTIAMCLGYLYLPRLWRYANDHGLMTQADYFAHRFNSRWIGALFGVVGVAFMIPYIEIQLLGFGQILEVTTKGALPREASMLVAFAVVAVFVYLSGMHATALVSILKDILMVAAIVIVGVWIPLHYFGSYASVVDKVQDQHPGLLALNGLTEQHTSLWMMTTLIGSGLAFFMFPHSTAAIFSAKSEHTVRRNMVFLPFYSVLLFLPVLVGLTALLVIPGIQGPASNGVLLNLTVETLPPWLVGVVGAGGALAAIVPVSLLVLQSATQLSKNVFRDAFAPNASDGSVLRMSRIMVLVVMGVSLTIALTAPTLLVNLLQIGQVGVSQFVPAVLLGLFWKRLSTAATMAGAAVGLGLVAWSVLTSTPIVLGCNIGFVALAVNLTVTVVGSLVVASDVAEEKTPEGVAA; encoded by the coding sequence ATGGCCGCCGCGATCATCGTCATCACCCTCGCTGCCGCCGCGCTGATCGGCATCATGTCGCGACGACGCGCCGTGAGCGGCGACCTCGCGAGCTGGAGCATCGGCGGCCGCTCCTTCGGCACCGTGCTGTTCTGGGTCCTCGCTGCCGGCGAGATCTACTCGACCGCCACCTTCCTCGGCGCGTCGGGTGGCGCGTACAGCCTCGGCGCCGCGGCGATGTGGACCACGGCGTACGGCACCATCGCGATGTGCCTCGGGTACCTGTACCTGCCCCGGCTGTGGCGCTACGCCAACGACCACGGGCTGATGACCCAGGCCGACTACTTCGCCCACCGCTTCAACAGCCGGTGGATCGGTGCCCTGTTCGGCGTCGTCGGCGTGGCCTTCATGATCCCCTACATCGAGATCCAGCTCCTCGGCTTCGGGCAGATCCTCGAGGTCACCACGAAGGGCGCCCTCCCCCGCGAGGCCAGCATGCTGGTCGCCTTCGCGGTGGTCGCCGTGTTCGTCTACCTCTCCGGCATGCACGCGACGGCCCTGGTCTCGATCCTCAAGGACATCTTGATGGTCGCCGCCATCGTCATCGTCGGCGTCTGGATCCCGCTGCACTACTTCGGCTCCTACGCGAGCGTGGTCGACAAGGTCCAGGACCAGCACCCCGGGCTGCTCGCGCTCAACGGGCTGACCGAGCAGCACACCTCGCTGTGGATGATGACCACCCTGATCGGGTCGGGACTCGCCTTCTTCATGTTCCCGCACTCGACCGCAGCGATCTTCTCGGCGAAGTCCGAGCACACGGTACGGCGCAACATGGTCTTCCTGCCGTTCTACAGCGTGCTGCTGTTCCTGCCCGTCCTCGTCGGCCTCACCGCGCTGCTGGTCATCCCCGGCATCCAGGGCCCGGCCAGCAACGGCGTGCTGCTGAACCTGACCGTCGAGACCCTGCCGCCGTGGCTGGTCGGCGTCGTCGGCGCCGGTGGTGCCCTCGCTGCGATCGTTCCGGTCAGCCTGCTGGTGCTCCAGTCGGCGACCCAGCTGTCGAAGAACGTCTTCCGGGACGCCTTCGCCCCGAACGCCTCCGACGGCAGCGTCCTGCGGATGTCGCGGATCATGGTGCTGGTCGTGATGGGCGTGAGCCTGACCATCGCGCTCACCGCGCCGACGCTGCTCGTCAACCTGCTCCAGATCGGCCAGGTCGGCGTCTCGCAGTTCGTGCCGGCGGTCCTTCTCGGCCTGTTCTGGAAGCGTCTCAGCACCGCCGCGACCATGGCGGGTGCAGCCGTCGGGCTCGGCCTGGTCGCCTGGTCGGTGCTGACCAGCACGCCGATCGTGCTCGGCTGCAACATCGGCTTCGTCGCCCTCGCGGTCAACCTGACCGTCACCGTCGTCGGCTCGCTGGTGGTCGCCAGCGACGTCGCGGAGGAGAAGACGCCGGAAGGAGTCGCGGCGTGA
- a CDS encoding amidohydrolase, producing the protein MSLRLENLTLEGHDAPVTLTIEDQRIAAVVPTADTPQAGAPGGGVETIDATGLLALPGLVDAHAHIDKTLYSGPWVPVPELGSVHERIAHERAVRDRYGLPRGDYVSALVETMVGAGTTHIRTHSDVDPGVGTRGVEVVADVANRYADSVTIEQVAFPQGGLISNPGTLALLEDAVAAGASTIGGIDPAGFDGAPLEHLDAIFDLAARTACGIDIHLHDSGALGAWEMAQIVDRTTAYGLAGKVAISHAFGLAHEPTQDALIERFAEAGVAIVSAAVYDVPVPSLAKLAAAGVTFASGSDGINDLWGPYGDGDMLRRAMLVGYRNSVRTEAGLQQALATATTGAARMLGLEDYGLGVGDLADLVLVRARCTAEAVARVPVREVVIKAGSVVARDGRYLS; encoded by the coding sequence GTGAGCCTGCGCCTGGAGAACCTGACCCTCGAGGGCCACGACGCGCCCGTCACCCTCACCATCGAGGACCAGCGGATCGCAGCCGTCGTACCCACAGCCGATACGCCCCAGGCGGGCGCCCCCGGCGGTGGCGTCGAGACCATCGACGCCACTGGGCTGCTCGCCCTCCCGGGCCTGGTCGACGCGCACGCGCACATCGACAAGACGCTCTACTCCGGCCCGTGGGTGCCTGTGCCCGAGCTCGGCTCGGTGCACGAGCGCATCGCCCACGAGCGTGCGGTGCGCGACCGGTACGGCCTGCCGCGCGGCGACTACGTCTCGGCGCTGGTCGAGACCATGGTCGGCGCGGGCACGACGCACATCCGCACCCACTCCGACGTCGATCCCGGCGTCGGCACCCGTGGGGTCGAGGTCGTCGCCGACGTCGCGAACAGGTACGCCGACAGCGTCACCATCGAGCAGGTCGCCTTCCCCCAGGGCGGCCTGATCTCGAACCCGGGAACGCTGGCGCTGCTCGAGGACGCGGTCGCCGCCGGCGCGAGCACGATCGGCGGCATCGACCCGGCCGGGTTCGACGGTGCTCCCCTCGAGCACCTCGACGCGATCTTCGACCTCGCCGCCCGGACGGCGTGCGGGATCGACATCCACCTCCACGACTCCGGGGCCCTCGGCGCCTGGGAGATGGCACAGATCGTGGACCGGACGACGGCGTACGGCCTGGCCGGCAAGGTCGCGATCAGCCACGCGTTCGGCCTCGCCCACGAGCCGACCCAGGACGCCCTCATCGAGCGGTTCGCCGAGGCGGGCGTCGCGATCGTCTCGGCGGCCGTGTACGACGTACCGGTCCCCTCGCTCGCCAAGCTCGCGGCCGCCGGCGTGACCTTCGCGTCCGGCAGCGACGGGATCAACGACCTGTGGGGCCCCTACGGCGACGGCGACATGCTCCGGCGGGCGATGCTCGTCGGCTATCGCAACTCGGTGCGCACCGAAGCCGGCCTCCAGCAGGCACTGGCGACGGCGACCACCGGTGCCGCGAGGATGCTCGGCCTGGAGGACTACGGGCTGGGCGTGGGCGACCTGGCCGACCTCGTCCTGGTCCGGGCCCGCTGCACGGCCGAGGCGGTCGCGCGGGTGCCGGTGCGCGAGGTCGTGATCAAGGCCGGTTCGGTCGTGGCCCGCGACGGGCGCTACCTGTCCTGA
- a CDS encoding RNA polymerase-binding protein RbpA produces MAGGGNAIRGSRVGAGPMGEAERGEAAPRQAVTYFCANDHRSVITFSVEASVPDSWDCPKCGLPAGLDSENAPPAPKIEPYKTHLAYVKERRSDKEAEVILDEAIQLLRSRRKSGEIIF; encoded by the coding sequence TTGGCTGGTGGTGGGAACGCGATCCGCGGTAGTCGCGTCGGTGCGGGTCCGATGGGCGAGGCCGAGCGCGGCGAGGCCGCGCCTCGTCAGGCGGTCACGTACTTCTGTGCGAACGACCACCGTTCGGTGATCACCTTCTCCGTCGAGGCGTCCGTCCCGGACTCCTGGGACTGCCCGAAGTGCGGGCTTCCCGCGGGCCTCGACTCGGAGAACGCTCCGCCGGCGCCGAAGATCGAGCCGTACAAGACGCACCTGGCCTACGTGAAGGAGCGTCGCTCCGACAAGGAGGCCGAGGTCATCCTCGACGAGGCCATCCAGCTGCTCCGCTCGCGCCGCAAGTCCGGCGAGATCATCTTCTGA
- the secG gene encoding preprotein translocase subunit SecG translates to MSTLLTVLLVITSLILILLVLLHKGRGGGLSDMFGGGVSSSLGGSSVAERNLDRFTIGIGVIWFACVIALGLLLAYQN, encoded by the coding sequence GTGTCGACGCTTCTGACTGTGCTGCTCGTGATCACGAGCCTGATCCTCATCCTGCTCGTGCTGCTGCACAAGGGTCGGGGCGGCGGCCTCTCGGACATGTTCGGTGGCGGCGTGTCGAGCTCGCTCGGCGGGTCGTCGGTCGCCGAGCGCAACCTCGATCGGTTCACGATCGGGATCGGCGTCATCTGGTTCGCCTGCGTCATCGCGCTGGGCCTCCTGCTCGCCTATCAGAACTGA
- the tpiA gene encoding triose-phosphate isomerase has protein sequence MAAARTPLMAGNWKMNLNHAEAVVLVQKLAWTLSDKRHDYGKVEVAVIPPFTDIRSVQTLVDGDRLSIRYGAQDVSQHAGGAYTGEISAAMLAKLGCSYVVVGHSERRQYHGETDAVVNAKAKAALAEKITPIVCVGEGLEVRQAGEHVAYTNAQVEGSLDGLTKKQVAGLVIAYEPVWAIGTGEVATPDDAQEVCAAIREQVRKSHGDEAADAVRILYGGSVKAANVAGIMAKADVDGALVGGASLEADEFGGICRFYDMPVLS, from the coding sequence ATGGCCGCCGCACGCACCCCGCTGATGGCGGGCAACTGGAAGATGAACCTCAACCACGCCGAGGCCGTCGTCCTCGTGCAGAAGCTCGCCTGGACGCTGTCCGACAAGCGGCACGACTACGGCAAGGTCGAGGTCGCGGTGATCCCGCCGTTCACCGACATCCGCTCGGTGCAGACCCTCGTCGACGGGGACCGCCTCTCGATCCGCTACGGCGCGCAGGACGTCTCCCAGCACGCCGGCGGCGCCTACACCGGCGAGATCTCCGCGGCGATGCTCGCCAAGCTGGGCTGCTCCTACGTCGTGGTCGGGCACTCCGAGCGACGGCAGTACCACGGCGAGACGGACGCGGTCGTCAACGCCAAGGCCAAGGCCGCGCTGGCCGAGAAGATCACCCCCATCGTGTGCGTCGGCGAGGGCCTCGAGGTCCGCCAGGCCGGCGAGCACGTCGCCTACACCAACGCCCAGGTCGAGGGCTCCCTCGACGGGCTGACCAAGAAGCAGGTCGCCGGGCTGGTGATCGCCTACGAGCCGGTCTGGGCGATCGGCACCGGCGAGGTCGCCACCCCCGACGACGCGCAGGAGGTCTGCGCCGCCATCCGCGAGCAGGTCCGCAAGAGCCACGGCGACGAGGCCGCGGACGCGGTCCGGATCCTCTACGGCGGCTCGGTGAAGGCCGCGAACGTGGCGGGCATCATGGCCAAGGCCGACGTCGACGGCGCCCTCGTGGGTGGTGCGAGCCTGGAGGCCGACGAGTTCGGGGGAATCTGCCGGTTCTACGACATGCCGGTGCTGTCCTAG
- a CDS encoding phosphoglycerate kinase, which yields MTDFNGLAPEFLQSVRGKRVLVRSDLNVPLDGSRITDDGRIRASVPTIKTLADAGARVVVTAHLGRPKGEPDPAYSLAPVAARLGELLGAPVAFATDTVGASAQETVAGLADGQVALLENVRFNAGETSKDDAERGAFADQLAGLADAFVSDGFGVVHRKQASVYDVAQRLPHAMGGLVAAEVEVLRRLTVDPERPYVVVLGGSKVSDKLGVIDNLLGKADKLLIGGGMVFTFLKADGHEVGKSLLEEDQLDTVRAYQARARELGVEIVLPTDIVVADSFGDEASARVVAADAIPAESLGLDIGPESGKAFAAALADARTVFWNGPMGVFEQPAFAEGTRAVAEALTKVDGLSVVGGGDSAAAVRTLGFDEAAFGHISTGGGASLEYLEGKQLPGITVLEES from the coding sequence GTGACTGACTTCAACGGCCTCGCCCCCGAGTTCTTGCAGAGCGTCCGCGGCAAGCGCGTCCTCGTCCGTTCCGACCTGAACGTGCCGCTCGACGGCAGCCGGATCACCGACGACGGCCGGATCCGCGCGAGCGTTCCGACCATCAAGACGCTCGCCGACGCGGGCGCCCGGGTGGTCGTCACCGCGCACCTCGGTCGGCCCAAGGGCGAGCCGGACCCGGCGTACTCGCTCGCGCCCGTCGCCGCTCGCCTCGGCGAGCTGCTCGGTGCGCCCGTCGCCTTCGCCACCGACACGGTCGGTGCGTCCGCCCAGGAGACCGTGGCGGGTCTCGCCGACGGCCAGGTCGCGCTGCTCGAGAACGTCCGGTTCAACGCCGGGGAGACCAGCAAGGACGACGCGGAGCGCGGCGCCTTCGCCGACCAGCTCGCGGGCCTCGCGGACGCCTTCGTGTCCGACGGCTTCGGCGTCGTGCACCGCAAGCAGGCCAGCGTGTACGACGTCGCGCAGCGTCTCCCGCACGCCATGGGCGGCCTGGTCGCCGCCGAGGTCGAGGTGCTGCGCCGCCTGACCGTCGACCCGGAGCGCCCCTACGTCGTCGTGCTCGGCGGCTCGAAGGTCTCCGACAAGCTCGGCGTGATCGACAACCTGCTCGGCAAGGCCGACAAGCTGCTCATCGGTGGCGGCATGGTCTTCACGTTCCTCAAGGCCGACGGCCACGAGGTCGGCAAGAGCCTGCTCGAGGAGGACCAGCTCGACACGGTGCGTGCCTACCAGGCCCGGGCGAGGGAGCTCGGCGTCGAGATCGTGCTGCCCACCGACATCGTGGTGGCCGACAGCTTCGGCGACGAGGCGTCCGCCCGGGTCGTGGCGGCCGACGCCATCCCGGCCGAGAGCCTCGGGCTCGACATCGGGCCCGAGTCCGGGAAGGCCTTCGCGGCCGCGCTCGCCGACGCCCGCACGGTCTTCTGGAACGGCCCGATGGGCGTCTTCGAGCAGCCCGCCTTCGCCGAGGGCACCCGTGCCGTCGCCGAGGCGCTGACCAAGGTCGACGGCCTGTCGGTGGTCGGCGGCGGCGACTCCGCGGCCGCCGTGCGCACCCTCGGGTTCGACGAGGCCGCCTTCGGCCACATCTCGACCGGAGGCGGTGCGAGCCTCGAGTACCTCGAGGGCAAGCAGCTGCCCGGCATCACCGTCCTGGAGGAGAGCTGA
- the gap gene encoding type I glyceraldehyde-3-phosphate dehydrogenase: MTVRVGINGFGRIGRNFFRAVRASGADIEIVGVNDLTDTATLAHLLKYDSILGPLDAEVAASEGAIHVGGAEIKVSAERDPAALRWGDLGVDVVVESTGFFTDATKARAHVDGGGAKKVIISAPASNEDVTIVMGVNDQVYDPAAHTVISNASCTTNCLAPMAKALHDGLGIVSGLMTTVHAYTADQNLQDNIHKDLRRARAAAINIVPTSTGAAKAIGLVLPELKGRLDGYALRVPTPTGSLTDLSFEATRETSVEEVNAIVKAAADGRYLVYSTDPIVSSDIVTNPASCIFDAPLTKVIGNQVKVAGWYDNEWGYSNRLADLIVHVGATL, encoded by the coding sequence GTGACTGTTCGCGTAGGCATCAACGGATTCGGTCGGATCGGCCGCAACTTCTTCCGCGCGGTGCGCGCGAGCGGGGCGGACATCGAGATCGTCGGTGTCAACGACCTGACGGACACCGCGACCCTGGCCCACCTGCTGAAGTACGACTCCATCCTCGGCCCCCTCGACGCCGAGGTCGCGGCGAGCGAGGGCGCGATCCACGTCGGCGGTGCGGAGATCAAGGTCTCCGCCGAGCGCGACCCCGCGGCGCTGCGCTGGGGCGACCTCGGCGTCGACGTGGTGGTCGAGTCGACCGGCTTCTTCACCGACGCGACCAAGGCCCGTGCCCACGTGGACGGCGGGGGAGCGAAGAAGGTGATCATCTCCGCCCCGGCGTCCAACGAGGACGTCACGATCGTGATGGGCGTCAACGACCAGGTCTACGACCCGGCCGCGCACACCGTGATCTCCAACGCGTCGTGCACCACCAACTGCCTGGCGCCGATGGCGAAGGCCCTGCACGACGGGCTCGGCATCGTCAGCGGGCTGATGACCACGGTGCACGCCTACACCGCCGACCAGAACCTGCAGGACAACATCCACAAGGACCTGCGCCGGGCCCGGGCGGCCGCGATCAACATCGTGCCGACCTCGACGGGTGCCGCGAAGGCGATCGGGCTGGTGCTGCCCGAGCTCAAGGGCCGCCTCGACGGGTACGCCCTGCGGGTCCCGACCCCGACCGGGTCGTTGACCGACCTGTCGTTCGAGGCCACCCGCGAGACCAGCGTCGAGGAGGTCAACGCGATCGTGAAGGCGGCCGCGGACGGTCGTTACCTCGTCTACTCGACGGACCCGATCGTGTCGTCGGACATCGTGACGAACCCGGCCTCGTGCATCTTCGACGCGCCGTTGACCAAGGTGATCGGCAACCAGGTCAAGGTCGCGGGCTGGTACGACAACGAGTGGGGCTACTCCAACCGCCTGGCGGACCTCATCGTCCACGTCGGCGCCACCCTCTGA